The genomic window CGAGGCCCGGAAACCCGAATCGCATAACAACCCCCTTGATATCAGTGTTCCTAAACCATATACCAACCTGCCTGCGGGGACCAATGGATTCCAGCGCCGGCACGCGCGCCTCCCTGTCTGAAAATCCGGACGGCGGTGCGGGTGAGATGCGGTTTATTTCCGGAAGGGCGAAGATATCCGTACCGAATTATGCATTTGAGCCTATAAAGAGGTAGGGCTTCGTGCCCCTCGGCCTCGCGATCCGCAAGCGCACCCGCGAACACTGGAAGGCCGGCCCATGCAGCACCCGTCCCAAGCGCCTCCGAAACCCGACCCGGGTGCGGCCAGGGCGGGGGCGCGCGGCCACAGGGCGCGCATGAAGATCGGGGCGCTGCAGGACGCCATCTTCAACAGCGCGAACTTCTCGAGCATCGCGACGGACGCGCGGGGCGTGATCCAGATCTTCAACGTCGGGGCCGAGCGCATGCTGGGCTACGAGGCCCGGGAGGTGGTCGACACCTGCACGCCGGCCGACATCTCGGATCCGGAGGAGCTGCTCGCGCGGGCCCGGGACCTGAGCCTGGAACTGGGGACGCCCATCGCGCCCGGGTTCGAGGCCCTGGTGTTCAAGGCCTCGCGGGGCATCGAGGACATCTACGAGCTGACCTACGTCCGCAAGGACGGTTCCCGGTTCCCGGCGCTGCTGTCGGTCACCGCCCTGCGGGACGCCCGGGAGGCCATCATCGGGTACCTGCTCATCGGCACCGACAACTCGGCCCGCAAGCGGATCGAGGCCGAGCAGGAGAAGCTCGCCCAGCGCCTGCGGAACAACCAGTTCTACACGCGCTCCCTCTTCGAATCCAACGTGGACGCCCTGGTCACCGTCGCCCCCTCCGGCTTCATCATGGATGTGAACCGGCAGATGGAGGCCCTGACCGGATGCACCCGGGACGAGCTGATCGGCGCGCCCTTCCGGAAGTTCTTCACCGACCCCGACAGCGCCCAGGCCTCCCTCGTCCAGGTCCTGGCCGCGGGGAAGGTCACCAACTGCCCGCTCACCGTCCTGGCCCTCGACGGCCACGAGACGGAGGTCTCCTGCAACGCCACCACCTTCCATGACCGGGACCGCAGCCTGGAGGGCGTGTTCGTGGCCGCCCGGGACATCACCGAGGCCCGGCGCATGGAGGCGGTGCTCCAGGCCAAGAACGCCGAGCTGGAGCACGCCAAGGTCGTGGCGGAGAAGGCCAACCTCGCCAAGTCCGAGTTCCTGTCCGGCATGAGCCACGAGCTGCGCTCGCCCCTCAACGCCATCCTCGGCTTCGCCCAGCTGATGGATTCCGCCCAGCCGCCGCCCTCGGATTCGCAGAAGGCGAGCCTCAAGCAGATCCTGAACGCGGGCTGGTACCTGTTGCGCCTGATCAACGAGATCCTGGACCTGGCGGTGGTGGAGTCCGGCAAGCTGTCCATTTCGGTGGAGCCGGTGTCCCTCTCCGAGGTGCTGGCCGAGTGCCAGGCCATGATCGCCCCCCAGGCCGGGAAGCGGGACCTGCGGCTGGAATTCGAGGAACTGGACACGCCGCGCTTCGTGCTGGCCGACCGGGTGCGGCTCAAGCAGGTCGTCCTGAATTTCCTTTCCAACGCCATCAAGTACAACCGCCCCGGCGGGACGGTCACGGTGGCCAGCTCCGTCCTGCCCTCCGGACGCGTGCGGATCGGCATCCAGGACACCGGGGCGGGGCTCCCTCCCGCCATGGTGGAGCAGCTCTTCCAGGCCTTCAACCGGCTCGGCCACGAGGACGGCGCGGAGGAGGGCACGGGCATCGGCCTGGTCATGAGCAAGGTGCTGGTGGAGCTCATGGGCGGCGAGGTCGGCGTGGACAGCGTGGAGGGGGTCGGAAGCACCTTCTGGTTCGAGCTGAAGGGGACGCCCGCGCCCCGGATGCCCGCGGAAGGGGCCCGCCAGCGCCCGGCGGCCCGGCCCCGGGCGCCACGGGGCTCGGCCCTGCGCACGGTGCTCTACGTCGAGGACAACGCGGCCAACCTGGAGCTGGTCCAGGAACTGGTCGCCCGCCGTCCGGACCTCCACTTGCTCACGGCCGACGAAGGCCAGCTCGGGGTCGACCTGGCGCGGGAACACCTTCCCGAAGTGATCCTCATGGATATCAACCTCCCCGGCATCAGCGGCACCGAGGCCCTGGCCCTCCTGCGGGAGGATCCGGCCACCGCCCACATCCCGGTGCTGGCCATCAGCGCCAACGCCATGGTCAGCGACGTCAGGGCCGGCCTCGACCTGGGCTTCTTCCGCTACCTCACCAAGCCCATCAACGTTCAACAATTCATGGAAGCACTGGACCTGGCCCTGGACCACGCGGACCGGAACCCTGGGGCTGCCGACGAGGTGCCCCCCCGATGATCCAGCCCGCCGAAATCCTCAACGCCCGGATCCTCGTCGTCGACGACCAGGAAGCCAACGTAATCCTCCTTGAGCAGATGCTGAAGGCGGCGGGCTACACCTCCATCCGGTCGACGATGGAACCGGAGCGGGTCTGCGAACTGCACCTGGAGCACGCCTTCGACCTGATCATCCTGGACCTGAACATGCCCGGCATGGACGGCTTCGCCGTCATGGAGAACCTGAAGACCATCGAGACCGGGAGCTACATCCCCGTGCTCGTCGTCACCGCCCAGTCCGATCACAAGCTGCGGGCCCTTCGGGCCGGCGCGCGCGATTTCATCAGCAAGCCCTTCGAGCTCGCCGAAGTGCTGGTGCGGGTGCGCAACCTCATCGAGGTGCGGCTGCTGAACCGGAAATCGTTGGAACTCGTCGCGCGGGTGGTGGCGGAAAAGGGCGTGTCGCGGCGCCTCCTGCTCGACCTGCTGCCGGTGGCGCGCGCGGTGGCCCCGGAAGGAGCCGCCTCGGAGAACTGGGCGGAAGTGGCCGTGCTGTTCCTGGATATCGTCGAGTTCACGGCCCTGTCGGAACGGGCGGAGGCCCAGGCCCTGATCGGGGTCCTGGACGAGATCTCCGGCCGGCATGATCCGGACCGGGCCTTCGACCGGGACCGGACGGTGGGCAACGCCTATCTGGTGACCAGCGGCCTGTCGAATGCCCAGGCCTGCACCACCATCGACGCGACGGAGAAGGCCCTGGACCTCGCCGAGGCCCTGGACCGGTTCAATGCCCTGAATCCCTTCAAGCTGAAGGTCGGCCTGACCATCGGCGGCCGGGCTTCGCAGCTCTGACCTGGAGGGCCGCTCCGTTGGAACCACCTGATGGACCTGTACAACCGACTTGCCACCTAGGGACCGCCCATGCGCGCCGATGATCTGGACCACAAGGAACTGCTGGAAATGGACGCGGAGGGCGGCGTCATCCGCTTCGCGGGGCAGCGGGCCATCCTGCTGGACGCCGTGGCCATGGGCCTGCTGCGCAAGTACCTGGTGGAGAACTTCGGCGTGACGGCCGCCCGCACGGTTCTCACCCAGTTCGGCTTCGCCCACGGCTGGCGCATGGCCGAAGCCATGCTGGCCGAGTTCACGTGGGACAACGACGAGCAGTGGCGGCAGGCCGGCGCCCGCATCCACACCCTGGGCGGCCTCTTCCGGCTGGAGCCGGGCAGCGCGGACGCGCTGTCCACCGAGGGCGCCCTGCTCACGGCCTCCTACGAGGCCGAGCAGCACCTCCTGCATTTCGGCCGGGCCGACGCCCCCACGTGCTGGACCATCTGCGGCCTCATCAGCGGCTACCTCACCCGCACCTCGGGCAAGGAGATCTTCGTCCTGGAGGACCGCTGCGTGGGGGACGGGCATGCGAACTGCCACCTGTTCGGGCGCACGCGGGAGGAATGGGGGGACGAGCGCTCCTCGGAACTGCGGTTCTTCGAGGCCAAGACCCTCAAGGACTGCCTGGACGTGTCCCTCCACCGGGTCACGGAGACGCTGAAGGCGGCCGAGCGAAAGCTGCGGGAGCACAACCGGGCCCTGACCCTGGCGGTGCCGGAGCTGGCCGAGCCCGTGCTGGGCGTCGTCGTCAAGAGCGAGGCCATGCGCCGGATCGTGGACCTGGCCCGGCGCGTGGCCAAGGTCGACTCCACCGTGCTGATCACGGGCGAAAGCGGTTCGGGCAAGGAGCGCATCGCCCGGGTGGTGCACGAGGAGTCCACGCGGGCCTCGGGCCCCTTCATCGCCGTCAACTGCGGCGCCATCACCGAGTCGCTGCTGGAGAGCGAGCTGTTCGGCCACGCGCGGGGCGCCTTCACCGGCGCCAGCCAGGACCGCCCCGGGCTCTTCGAGGCCGCCAACCGGGGCACCCTCCTTCTGGACGAGATCGGGGAGGTCACGCCCGCCATGCAGGTCAAGCTGCTCCGTGCCATCCAGGAACGGGAGATCCGGCGCGTGGGCGAGAACAAGGTACGGAAGGTGGATGTGCGCATCATCGCCGCCACCAACCGCAACCTCGCCCAGTGCGTGACCGACGGGGCCTTCCGGCAGGATCTCTACTACCGGCTGAAGGTCGTGGAGCTGCACGTGCCCGCGCTCCGGGACCGCCGGGAGGACATCCTCCCCCTGGCGCGGGTGCTGCTGGCGGGCTCGGCGCTGTGGATGAAGCGGAAGATCTCCGGGTTCTCGCCGGCCGCGGCCGACCAGCTCCTGCGGTACGCCTGGCCCGGCAACGTGCGCGAGCTGGAGAATGCCATGGAGCGCGCGGTGGCCCTCGCGCCGGGCACGCGGGTCGAGGTCGAGGACCTCCCCGAGGAAGTGCGCCAGGCCCCCGGCAAGCCGGTGGCCATCCCCGGCCAGGTCCAGCCCCTGGAGGACGTGGAGCGGGACTACATCCTCTCCGTCCTGGAGCTGAACAAGGGCAACCAGACCCATGCCGCCCGGCAGCTCAAGATCGGGACCGCGACCCTGTACCGCAAGTTGAAGAGCTACGGAGTCGGCGGGGTCGTTCCGGCCTGACGGATCTTTCACTTTGATCGATCCCTCCCGGGAACGGCCGTTCCCGGGGTTTCGCAACTAGGTTGGGGCATTGGACCTGTCCATCAAGCACGGGAATTGCTTCCTGGGAGCCGACGGGATGCAGGGCGGGCCGGAGACGCGCTCCGTCCCCCTCCCGCAGGAGGCGACCATGCGCTGCTATTCCACACCCGAGGCTCCCTGCCAAGCCGTCTGCGACACCTGCGCCGGGTCCCTGGCCCCGGAGGCCTGGGAGGGCTGGAGCGAACTGGACCCTGCCATCCAGGAGGGATCCGAACCCATCCGCTGCGCCCGTTGCGGAGCGTCCCTTTGAGACGCGCGCACCCCGTGCAGGCCGCCAGGCTCGCAGCCATCGGGTTCGGCCTCGTGGGGGCCCTGTCCTGCACGGGGCTTCCGGAGATCCACTACCAGCGCAAACCCCCCGCCCCGGGCGCGAAGGTGACCATCGAGAACGCGCGGGGCGCCGTGGAGAAGGACAGGGCGGAGGCGCTCCTCGGCCGCCACCCGGGCGACTCCCGGGCCGGGACCCGGGAACGGGCCCTCCTGGAGGAGGCGGCCACGGGCCGTCCCCTCCTGGCTGGCAACGCGGTCCAGCTCCTGTTCGACGGACCCGAGACCATGGGCGCCATGCTGGCGAGCATCTCCGCGGCCAAGCGGTCGATCAACCTGGAGACGTACATCTTCGACCCGGACGAGCTCGGCCAGACCTTCTCCGACCTGCTGATCGCCAAACAGCGGGAGGGCGTGCAGGTGAACATCATCTACGACTGCGTGGGGACCGCCGGGACCCCCGAGGCCTTCTTCGACCGCATGCGCGACGCCGGGATCCGCCTGTGCCCCTACCATCCCATCAACCCCTTCAAGCGCCTGGGCCGGTGGAAGGTCAACAACCGGGACCACCGCAAGATCCTTGTGGTGGACGGGGCCGTGGCCTTCACCGGGGGCGCCAACATCAGCGGGACCTACCTGCACGGCTCCCTGTTCCGGAGGAAGGGCAGGGGCCGGACGAACCTGGGCTGGCGCGACACCCACCTGCGGATCGAGGGACCCGCCGCGGCGGCCCTCCAGGAACTCTTCGTCCAGACCTGGCTGGTCCAGATGAAGGAGGACCTGCACACCCCGGATTATTTCCCGGCCCCGCGGGAGGCGGGCGACACCCTCGTCCGCGTCGTGGGCAGCCAGCCCGGGGGCGATTTCGAGATCTACCGGGCCTACGTCCTGGCCATTGACCAGGCGGCCCGAACCATCCACCTCACGGCCGCCTATTTCGTGCCCGACGCCCGGATCGTCCAGGCCCTGGTGCGGGCCGCCCGCCGGGGCGTGGAGGTGGAGATCATCCTCACGTCCCTCACGGACAGCGGTTTCGTCCAGCACGCCAGCCAGTCGTACTACCAGGAGTTCCTGGATGCCGGCGTGCGCCTCTACCAGCTGAAGAGCTCCATCCTCCACGCCAAGACGGCCGTCATCGACGGCGCCTGGTCCACGGTCGGTTCCACCAACCTGGACATGCGCAGCTTCCTCTTCAACAAGGAAGTCAACGTCATCGTCCTGGGCACCCCTTTCGGGGGCGAGATGGAAAAGGCCTTCCGCGAGGACAAGGCCAATTCGGACGAGATCACCTCCTCCGGGTGGGCCAGGCGATCCCGCGCGGACCGGGTGCGGGAGTGGGTCGCGAGGCGGCTGGCGCGTTGGCTCTGACCCCTGAAAGGTCCGGTCTTGAATTGAAGGGCAGGGCAATCACATTGATCGTACCCGCCGGGAATTCGCCTCCCGGTCTGCATCAAAGCCTTTGGAATCAGCATCCAAATTGTTGGAACAGATCCTGCTGGTTGCGATGGGGGCCGGATCCCCATGAACCCTTTTGAAAGGAACCGCCATGCTGAAGACTTCGGGCGACGACACCTGGGAGCAGGTGAAGTCCGGCCTGGACACGGCCTGGGACGAGGTCAAGGTCCCGTTCGGGCACGCCTCCGGCACGCCCCGGACCTGAGCGGCGATCCATGAATGCCTTCGGTGCCTGTGCGCTCGCGGTGGTCCTGGCCACCGGCCTCCAGGCCAAGCCTCCCCGGCCGGCGCGGCCCTGGAGCGCCCATGAGGCGCGCCAGGCCACGATCCAGAAGATCGTGATCGAGGTGGGCGACGTCTTCGACCTCGCCCGGCCCGATGAGAACATCTGGATCGGCCGGGTCGCGGACCGCCTCCACTCCTCCACGAAGGAACCGGTCATCCGCAGGGTCCTCCTCTTCAAGGAGGGCGACCGGGTGCGCGCAAGGCGCATCTACGAGACGGAGCGCCTGCTGCGCGCCCTGCCGTTCGTGAAGGACGCCCACATCGATCCCGTCCAGGAGGCGGACGGCACCCTCGTGGCCCGGGTACGGGTGCGGGACGCCTGGACGACCCAGGTGAACGCGGGCTTCTCCTCCGTGGGCGGGCAGCGGTCCATGAACTTCGGCGTGGACGAGAAGAACTTCCTGGGCCACGGCAAGAGCGTGGCCTTCGACATCGCCAAGGACCACGAGCGCACCGACTGGGGCATCACCTACATGGACCCCCAGCTCTTCGCCAGCCGCTGGACCCTGGCCCTGCAGAGCCGGTACCTCTCCGACGGCCACAACCGGAGCATCAAGCTGGAGCGGCCCTTCTTCGCCCTGGACACGCCCTGGTCCACCAGCCTGGCCCTGTCCCAGAAGAAGTCCTCCCTTCACCTCTACGACCGCACGAAAGAGGTCTTCCAGGCCCCCTTCATCCAGGACGAGCTCCAGTGGGCGGGGGCCGCGGCCTTCCACGAGGCGGGCGAACGCGTCTGGCGGGCCGGCCTGATGGTCGATCGGTTGGACACCCATTACGGCCAAGTCGTCGCCGCCCTCCCCCCGGGCACCCTTCCCGCGCCCACGCTCGTCAACCGCCGCCTCCGGGGCGCGGCCCTCACCCTCTCCACCCAGAAGGACGCCTTTGAGACCTTCGTGGACCTGCTGGGCGTGGATACCCCCGAGGACTACAGCCTCGCGTGGAACGGCTCCCTTGCGCTGGGCACCTACAGCCGCGCCCTGGGGTCGTCCATGGCGGCTCCCTTCTTCATCCTCCAGGCCGCCAACGGCTGGTCCTCGTCCAGCGACGACCTCACCCTGTTCACCTTCTCCTGGGATGGGCGCGTGCCCGCCACCGGGCTGGAGAACAGCGCGCTCGGCCTCTCCCTTGTGCACTACACCAAGGTGACGGAAAACCAGATATTTGCGACCCTCGCCACCTTCGATGCGGGCCGGCGCCTGGACCCCGAACGATGGTACTACCTGGGCGGCGACCAGGGCTTGAGGGGTTTTCCCAATTTCCTCCACCCGGGCGACGCCCGGTGGGTGGTGTCCCTGGACTACCGCCTCCTCACCGAGCAGCGCTGGTGGGGCTTGGTGCGCCTGGGCTACTGCGCCTTCGTGGACACCGGCTCCATCCGCCGCATGGACGGGATGGGCTGGACCCGGACCTACACCGACGTGGGCGTCGGCCTGCGCCTGGGCAACCTCAAGAGCTCGCTGGGACGCGTGATCCTCCTGAGCGTGGCCACGCCGCTGAACCGGGAACCCTACCAGTCCAAGGTGCAGTTCACCATCGGCAACACCGTGCGCTTTTGACGCCGGACCTTCTCCACCCACCTTTCAAGGAGCGCCACCATGTTCACCATCCTCATCGTCATCCTGATCCTCATGCTCCTCGGCGCCCTGCCGACCTGGCCCCACAGCAGGTCCTGGGGCTTCTATCCCAGCGGCGGCCTCGGGCTCGTCGTGCTGAT from Geothrix sp. 21YS21S-2 includes these protein-coding regions:
- a CDS encoding PAS domain-containing sensor histidine kinase yields the protein MQHPSQAPPKPDPGAARAGARGHRARMKIGALQDAIFNSANFSSIATDARGVIQIFNVGAERMLGYEAREVVDTCTPADISDPEELLARARDLSLELGTPIAPGFEALVFKASRGIEDIYELTYVRKDGSRFPALLSVTALRDAREAIIGYLLIGTDNSARKRIEAEQEKLAQRLRNNQFYTRSLFESNVDALVTVAPSGFIMDVNRQMEALTGCTRDELIGAPFRKFFTDPDSAQASLVQVLAAGKVTNCPLTVLALDGHETEVSCNATTFHDRDRSLEGVFVAARDITEARRMEAVLQAKNAELEHAKVVAEKANLAKSEFLSGMSHELRSPLNAILGFAQLMDSAQPPPSDSQKASLKQILNAGWYLLRLINEILDLAVVESGKLSISVEPVSLSEVLAECQAMIAPQAGKRDLRLEFEELDTPRFVLADRVRLKQVVLNFLSNAIKYNRPGGTVTVASSVLPSGRVRIGIQDTGAGLPPAMVEQLFQAFNRLGHEDGAEEGTGIGLVMSKVLVELMGGEVGVDSVEGVGSTFWFELKGTPAPRMPAEGARQRPAARPRAPRGSALRTVLYVEDNAANLELVQELVARRPDLHLLTADEGQLGVDLAREHLPEVILMDINLPGISGTEALALLREDPATAHIPVLAISANAMVSDVRAGLDLGFFRYLTKPINVQQFMEALDLALDHADRNPGAADEVPPR
- a CDS encoding response regulator, giving the protein MIQPAEILNARILVVDDQEANVILLEQMLKAAGYTSIRSTMEPERVCELHLEHAFDLIILDLNMPGMDGFAVMENLKTIETGSYIPVLVVTAQSDHKLRALRAGARDFISKPFELAEVLVRVRNLIEVRLLNRKSLELVARVVAEKGVSRRLLLDLLPVARAVAPEGAASENWAEVAVLFLDIVEFTALSERAEAQALIGVLDEISGRHDPDRAFDRDRTVGNAYLVTSGLSNAQACTTIDATEKALDLAEALDRFNALNPFKLKVGLTIGGRASQL
- a CDS encoding sigma-54-dependent Fis family transcriptional regulator, with translation MRADDLDHKELLEMDAEGGVIRFAGQRAILLDAVAMGLLRKYLVENFGVTAARTVLTQFGFAHGWRMAEAMLAEFTWDNDEQWRQAGARIHTLGGLFRLEPGSADALSTEGALLTASYEAEQHLLHFGRADAPTCWTICGLISGYLTRTSGKEIFVLEDRCVGDGHANCHLFGRTREEWGDERSSELRFFEAKTLKDCLDVSLHRVTETLKAAERKLREHNRALTLAVPELAEPVLGVVVKSEAMRRIVDLARRVAKVDSTVLITGESGSGKERIARVVHEESTRASGPFIAVNCGAITESLLESELFGHARGAFTGASQDRPGLFEAANRGTLLLDEIGEVTPAMQVKLLRAIQEREIRRVGENKVRKVDVRIIAATNRNLAQCVTDGAFRQDLYYRLKVVELHVPALRDRREDILPLARVLLAGSALWMKRKISGFSPAAADQLLRYAWPGNVRELENAMERAVALAPGTRVEVEDLPEEVRQAPGKPVAIPGQVQPLEDVERDYILSVLELNKGNQTHAARQLKIGTATLYRKLKSYGVGGVVPA
- the cls gene encoding cardiolipin synthase, which gives rise to MRRAHPVQAARLAAIGFGLVGALSCTGLPEIHYQRKPPAPGAKVTIENARGAVEKDRAEALLGRHPGDSRAGTRERALLEEAATGRPLLAGNAVQLLFDGPETMGAMLASISAAKRSINLETYIFDPDELGQTFSDLLIAKQREGVQVNIIYDCVGTAGTPEAFFDRMRDAGIRLCPYHPINPFKRLGRWKVNNRDHRKILVVDGAVAFTGGANISGTYLHGSLFRRKGRGRTNLGWRDTHLRIEGPAAAALQELFVQTWLVQMKEDLHTPDYFPAPREAGDTLVRVVGSQPGGDFEIYRAYVLAIDQAARTIHLTAAYFVPDARIVQALVRAARRGVEVEIILTSLTDSGFVQHASQSYYQEFLDAGVRLYQLKSSILHAKTAVIDGAWSTVGSTNLDMRSFLFNKEVNVIVLGTPFGGEMEKAFREDKANSDEITSSGWARRSRADRVREWVARRLARWL
- a CDS encoding DUF3309 family protein, which encodes MFTILIVILILMLLGALPTWPHSRSWGFYPSGGLGLVVLILVILLLMGRI